Genomic segment of Thiohalospira halophila DSM 15071:
GGGGCACGGCTGGCGGTACTCTTCGGCACCTTCCTCATCCTGGTGGCGCTATGGATGGCGCTGGGGCGCAAGCCGTCCCCGGGTCGGCAGCCACCGGGACGGGTCGGGCAGGCGATGGCGGGTGGCGTGATCGGCCTTGTCGCCGCCCCCATGGGGGTGGCCGGCGGGACGCTCACCGTCCCCTGGCTGGCGTGGCACAACATCCCGCTCCCCCGGGCCGTCGCCACCTCCGCCGCCCTGGGGCTACCCATCGCCCTGGCCGGGGTGGCCGGTTTCCTGATCACTGGCAGCGGGGTGCCGGGACGGCCGGAGGGGGCGACGGGCTGGGTCCACCTCCCGGCCGTGGCCGCCCTGGCCCCGGCCGCCATCCTCACCGCGCCGCTGGGGGCCCGTCTGGCCCACGCCCTGCCGGTTACCCTCCTCCGCCGGATCTTCGCCGGGTTCCTGGTGGTCGTGGGCCTGCGGATGATGATCGGCTGAGTATTCCCCTCAGCCCGTGAGTCGGGTGCGGGCGGCCTCGACGGCGCGCTGGAGGCGGCCCTCCTTCTGCAGTGCCTCGCCAAGGCGGCGGACGTGCTGGCTCACGGCGGAGTAGTGGATCCCGCCGAAGTGCTCGCCGATGGCGGCCAGGGTCCGGTCGGTCTCCTCCCGGCAGAGCCACATGGCCACCCGGCGCGCCTCGCGGATGGCCGGGCTGGCACCGTAGCCGCGACCGCCCAGGGCCACCGGCTCCACGCCCCACTCCGCTGCCACCGCCGCGATGACCGCCTCGGCGGTGTGGAGGGCCGGGCGTGCCGGCTTCGGGTTCTCCGGGGAGGGGGTGGTGCCGGCCAGGGCCCGTTCCCGGAAGGCCTCGTCGCCCAGGATCGGCGTGGCGCGCTGATTGGCGTAGAAGCGCTCGAGTTCCTCCTCCACGCCGGACTCCACGAAGCCCCGATAGCCGGTGGGGTCCGAAGGACCCAGGGCGTTGAGGACGGTCCCGGTCTCCAGCCAGGCGGGCGCGGTGGCTCGACCCAGATAGGCGGGGTAGCTGGACCAGGGCCAGTCGGCAAGGTTGGCCACCAGGGGTGGGTCGGCCTCCACCGGAGCGCGGTGGATGTAGCGAGAGACGGAGAGGAGCCAGGCGTCGGCATCCACCAGGATGGCCTTGTACCGGCCCCGGAAGAGGGGGCCGTCGGTCTCCTCCAGGCGGTTGTAGCGCTGGGTGTAGAGGCCGTCGATGTGGCGCATGGCCCGGCTGAGGTTGCCCAGCGGGGTCTGCACCAGCAGGTGGTAGTGGTCGGGCATGAGGCAGTAGGCGTGGATCCCGACCCGGAAGCGGTGAACCGCCTCGGCCAGGGTCTCCAGGAAGGCCTCGTAGCTGGCCCGTCCGGGGAAGATGGTCTGTCTGGCCCGGCCACGGTTCGTCACGTGGTACCAGGCGCCGTCGTATTCGATGCGTAGTGGTCGGCTCATGGCGATCATTGTGGCCGCCGACTGAGGGATTGCAAGACCTGACCCCTTGGGGCCGGGAGGCGAATGGTCCATCCTGCGCCCCTCTTGGGCTGGTCCACCCCCGGTCATGGAATGCAATGGCGCGCTGCCGCGTCCTACCCATGAGCCTCGGGATATGAGGGACCTGAACAGAGGCGCCCCAGGCGCCCGTGGGGGGAGTGATGAGTGTACTGGACTGGCTGAGGGGGACCCGCTCGGCCCGCCGGCAACTGGTGGAGAGCCGACGACGGCTCTATCGCATGGCGCTCGCCTGGAGTGGCGATCCCGCCCAGGCGGATGACCTGACCCAGGAAGCCCTGGCGCGGGCCCTGCAGAAGGCCCACCAGATCCGGGACCCGGAGCGGTTCGATAGCTGGCTCTTCGCCGTCCTCAATAATTGCTGGCGGGACCACCTGCGTCGTCGCCGGCCGGAGCCCCTGGAAGAGGGGGCCGAGGAGGAGATGGCCACCGAGGATCCGGGGCCCGAGGAGCTGGGGAGCAGCGACGAGATCGGCGCCCGGGTCCGTGCAGCGGTGGCTCAGCTACCCGCGGGACAGCGACAGGTGGTCAGCCTGGTGGACCTGGAAGGGATGAGTTACGCCGATGTGGCAAGCGCCCTGGATGTCCCGGTGGGGACGGTGATGAGCCGCCTCTACCGGGCGCGGCGTGCCCTCAAGGAGCGGCTGCTGGACCTGCATCCGGCGGAGGCGGCGGGACCCGCCCATTTACGGAGCGTGAAATGAACCACCCGAGCGAATCCGAAGAGATCCGGCTCAATGCCCTGCTGGATGATGAGCTGGATGAGGAGGAGCGCGCTGAACTCCTGCGGCGGATGTCAGCGGATCCGACCCTGCGCGAGGCCTACTGGCAGCTGGCGGTGAGCCGGGACCTGGTGGCCCATGCCTGGGACGGCATCGAGCCGCCGGAAGGGAGCGAGAGCCGGAAGAAGAGCCCGAGGGCCGGACAGCGCGCCCCCCTGCTCGCCGCCGCGGCCGTGGTCCTGCTGGCCGTGGGCTTTCTGGCCGGCCGGATGGTCGCCCTGGTGCCGGATATGGGGGGTGCCGGCCCGGTGGAAATGACCCAGGCCGCGGACGACAAGGTCGTCGTGCACATAACCGAGTCCGATCCCCGGAACCAGCGCCGGGCCCTGGACCGGGTGGACGCACTGCTGGCGGCCGGCAAGGAGCGGGTGGAGCTGGTGGCCCAGTCCCGCGGCCTCGATCTCCTCCGTACCGATCGCTCTGCCGCGGCCAAGCGGGTCCATCGCCTCCTGAGGGATCATGCCGGCCTGCGGGTCTACGCCTGCGGCAACACCCTCACCCGCCTCCAGGAGCGCGGCGAGGAGATCGAACTACTGGACGGAACCCGTCGCGCCTCCTCCGCCGAGGACCACATCGTCGACCGCCTCCAGGAGGGCTGGAGCTACATCCAGGCGTAGAAGTCAGCCGCCGTGCCGGGTCAGCCAGCGGTCCAGGGCGTTGGCGAAGGCCTGGCGCTCCTTGGGGCCGGGGGCTGCCGGCCCGCCGGTCTGGACGCCGCTGCTGCGGAGTTCGTCCATCATGTCCCGCATGCCCAGTCGCTGACGGATGGTCTCGGCGTCGAAGGCCTCGCCCCGGGGGCTGATGGCGTGGCCACCCTTTTCCAGTACTTCGGCTGCCAGCGGGATATCCCCGGTGATGACGAGATCGCCCGCGGTCATGCGGGTGACGATGGCGTGATCCGCCACATCGAAGCCGGAAGGCACCTGCACGAACCGGATATGGCGCGACGGTGGGACTGACAACCGGTGGTTGGCCACCAGCGTCAGCGACGTACCGGTCCGGTCGGCGGCCTTGAAGAGTACCGACTTGATATCGCCCGGACAGGCGTCGGCGTCGACCCAGATCGCCATCAGCCCTTCCCGCGCCGGAAGGTGATCCACTGGTCCTGAAGGGTGAAGACGCCGCCCTCCTCAATGTCCTCGTCGGTGGTCCGGCTCTTGGGGCCGAAGACGAGGGTAACGTTGGAGTAGACCTGCTTGCGAACCACCACCCGGGCGCGGCGCATGTGATCCAGGTCGGCCTCGAGCTCTTCCCGGTTGGCCTCCAGTTCCTGGCGCTCCTCCTCGGCCTGGCTCTGGGTCGCCACCAGCCGCTTCATCAGGCCGGGTTTGGCCTTTTCCGCCTGCTTGGCCTTCTCCGGGTAGGACCGGTAGTAGTTGAGCATGCGCTCCACGTCGGCGAGGAGCTTGTCCTTGTCAGCCAGGGCCTCCTGGCAGGTGCGCATGCGCTGGTGGAACTCGTGGTCGTAGCCGGCCTCTACCCGGGTGTGGGCGGAGCGCGGTGAGCCGAGGATGCTGGTCTCGACCTTGGTCGTCGCCCGGGTGAGGCCGCCGACGATCTGCGCCTTCTCGGAGCCGCCCTTGCCGCCCACCACGACCTGGTTCTCGCAGGTTACCTCGCTGTTGTTGAGCATGTCCTTGGCGATGACCGAGTCCCCGGCCTCCACCATGGTGTTCTGGACGAAGCGGGCGTGGAGCGAGCCCCCGGCCTTGATGTAGCCGGCCTCGGTGCGCGCCTCGCCGTGCTCGTCGCGGACATTGCCGCGGCCGAGGACGCCGCCGTTGACGACGATGTCGCCGTCGGCCAGGAGGCGAGCGGCCTCCACCGTCCCGCCGACGTTGATGTCGCCGGTGGCGGTGATGCGCATGGCAGCGGCCACGTCTCCCTTGACCACCACCGTGCCGTCGAAGTCGATGTGGCCGGTGGAGAGATCCACGGTGTCCAGCTCCACGAGCTGCTCCACCTTGGCGCCGGTATCGGTAACCACCGGCATGCCGCCCATGGTGGCCACCAGGGTGTCAGGGTCGTCCTCGGCGATGCGGACGGAGCTGTCCGTCTTGAAGTCGATGTTCCGTCCCGGCCGGGGCTTGATGGGGTCGCCGGTGACGGTGCGCCCGGGCTCGCCCTCGGTGGGGGGCTGGCGGCGCACCAGGGGGTCGCCCTCGGCCACGGTCACCACGCCGCCGAATTCACGGTAGTCGACGACATCGTCGCCCAGGTCTCGCGGCTTGCGCTCGGGGGCGTCGGGGACGAGGCTCTCGAAGCGGGTATCCTCGCCATCCGAGGGTGGGATCCCGCGGGCGACGACCACCGGGTCGGTGAGGGTCCGGCCCTGATCCTGGATGAGCCGGTGGAACTCCTCCTCCAGCCAGCCCTCGGTGACGCCGGCGTTGGTGAGCGCCTCCCGGATCATCTCGTCATCGATGGCGCGCCCGTCCCCGCACGGGTGGCGGAGCTGGGCCTCGGCCGCGGCGCCGCGCTCGTCGATGGTCACCTCCACGGCGCCGTCCCGGTGGCCGCCGATGGCCAGGCTGAAGGGCTCCTTGCTGTCGCGCTGGCGGCGGATGAGCTCCGCCACCTTCTCACGGAACAGGCAGACCTCGCCGAATCCGGCCTCGTCGAGCATGCGCCGGAGGGCATCGCCATCCACGGCGACATTGCTCACGCTGGGGGTGAAATCGGCGTGGAGGGTGCCCTCTTCGTCCTGACGAAAGGCGAGTCCTGCCTCCGCTCCGGGTGGGCCCGCCTGCTCCCCCTCCCCGTCTGCCTCGGCGCTGCCATCCCGGGGCGCCTCGTCTTCGGGGGCGGCTTCCGTCCCCGCCGGGGCGGTTTCTGGGTTTTCTTCGTCCGCCACCTTGACTCCCTCCGACCTCTTTCTCGGCGGCAACCGTAGCACAGCCCCGGCCCGCTCGTAAGCCACTGGCCGGCCGGGGAAGTGGTGGCGAT
This window contains:
- a CDS encoding YaiI/YqxD family protein yields the protein MAIWVDADACPGDIKSVLFKAADRTGTSLTLVANHRLSVPPSRHIRFVQVPSGFDVADHAIVTRMTAGDLVITGDIPLAAEVLEKGGHAISPRGEAFDAETIRQRLGMRDMMDELRSSGVQTGGPAAPGPKERQAFANALDRWLTRHGG
- a CDS encoding DsrE family protein — translated: MNHPSESEEIRLNALLDDELDEEERAELLRRMSADPTLREAYWQLAVSRDLVAHAWDGIEPPEGSESRKKSPRAGQRAPLLAAAAVVLLAVGFLAGRMVALVPDMGGAGPVEMTQAADDKVVVHITESDPRNQRRALDRVDALLAAGKERVELVAQSRGLDLLRTDRSAAAKRVHRLLRDHAGLRVYACGNTLTRLQERGEEIELLDGTRRASSAEDHIVDRLQEGWSYIQA
- a CDS encoding sulfite exporter TauE/SafE family protein; its protein translation is MEAVILYIAVGAGSGLLGGLLGLGGGLVTVPALAAWFAAAGYGEAAMHLAVGSSLAVIPFTLASAVVAHARRGAVAWPLLKGLVPGAVLGGLAGALLVGGLDGARLAVLFGTFLILVALWMALGRKPSPGRQPPGRVGQAMAGGVIGLVAAPMGVAGGTLTVPWLAWHNIPLPRAVATSAALGLPIALAGVAGFLITGSGVPGRPEGATGWVHLPAVAALAPAAILTAPLGARLAHALPVTLLRRIFAGFLVVVGLRMMIG
- a CDS encoding helix-turn-helix domain-containing protein, with the protein product MSRPLRIEYDGAWYHVTNRGRARQTIFPGRASYEAFLETLAEAVHRFRVGIHAYCLMPDHYHLLVQTPLGNLSRAMRHIDGLYTQRYNRLEETDGPLFRGRYKAILVDADAWLLSVSRYIHRAPVEADPPLVANLADWPWSSYPAYLGRATAPAWLETGTVLNALGPSDPTGYRGFVESGVEEELERFYANQRATPILGDEAFRERALAGTTPSPENPKPARPALHTAEAVIAAVAAEWGVEPVALGGRGYGASPAIREARRVAMWLCREETDRTLAAIGEHFGGIHYSAVSQHVRRLGEALQKEGRLQRAVEAARTRLTG
- a CDS encoding RNA polymerase sigma factor, producing the protein MSVLDWLRGTRSARRQLVESRRRLYRMALAWSGDPAQADDLTQEALARALQKAHQIRDPERFDSWLFAVLNNCWRDHLRRRRPEPLEEGAEEEMATEDPGPEELGSSDEIGARVRAAVAQLPAGQRQVVSLVDLEGMSYADVASALDVPVGTVMSRLYRARRALKERLLDLHPAEAAGPAHLRSVK
- a CDS encoding FapA family protein — encoded protein: MADEENPETAPAGTEAAPEDEAPRDGSAEADGEGEQAGPPGAEAGLAFRQDEEGTLHADFTPSVSNVAVDGDALRRMLDEAGFGEVCLFREKVAELIRRQRDSKEPFSLAIGGHRDGAVEVTIDERGAAAEAQLRHPCGDGRAIDDEMIREALTNAGVTEGWLEEEFHRLIQDQGRTLTDPVVVARGIPPSDGEDTRFESLVPDAPERKPRDLGDDVVDYREFGGVVTVAEGDPLVRRQPPTEGEPGRTVTGDPIKPRPGRNIDFKTDSSVRIAEDDPDTLVATMGGMPVVTDTGAKVEQLVELDTVDLSTGHIDFDGTVVVKGDVAAAMRITATGDINVGGTVEAARLLADGDIVVNGGVLGRGNVRDEHGEARTEAGYIKAGGSLHARFVQNTMVEAGDSVIAKDMLNNSEVTCENQVVVGGKGGSEKAQIVGGLTRATTKVETSILGSPRSAHTRVEAGYDHEFHQRMRTCQEALADKDKLLADVERMLNYYRSYPEKAKQAEKAKPGLMKRLVATQSQAEEERQELEANREELEADLDHMRRARVVVRKQVYSNVTLVFGPKSRTTDEDIEEGGVFTLQDQWITFRRGKG